In Fusarium oxysporum Fo47 chromosome IX, complete sequence, the following proteins share a genomic window:
- a CDS encoding Manganese/iron superoxide dismutase: MASALLRSTPALRAGLRARSTPLAAMATTSFVRNKATLPDLPYDYGALEPYISGQIMELHHSKHHQTYVTGFNNATDALAEAQHKNDAKAAAAQAPLINFHGGGHVNHSLFWENLAPNGKGGGGEPEGKLLNAIKEDFGSFDSFKKQTNATLAGIQGSGWAWLVKDKNSGTLSIVTRPNQDPVTGTLEPLLGIDAWEHAYYLQYQNRKAEYFSAIWEVINWGTVSKRFEK, from the exons ATGGCTTCCGCTCTCCTCCGTTCAACTCCCGCTCTCCGCGCCGGTCTGCGCGCCCGCTCAACTCCCCTCGCCGCCATGGCCACAACCAGCTTCGTCCGTAACAAGGCCACCCTTCCCGACCTTCCCT ACGACTATGGCGCTCTTGAGCCTTATATCTCCGGCCAGATCATGGAGCTTCACCACTCCAAGCACCACCAGACCTACGTCACCGGCTTCAACAACGCTACCGACGCCCTCGCCGAGGCTCAGCACAAGAACGACGCCAAGGCCGCTGCTGCCCAAGCTCCTCTGATCAACTTCCACGGCGGTGGTCATGTTAACCACTCTCTTTTCTGGGAGAACCTTGCTCCCAATGGCAAgggcggtggtggtgagCCCGAGGGCAAGCTTCTGAATGCTATCAAGGAGGACTTTGGCTCCTTCGACTCTTTCAAGAAGCAGACCAACGCTACCCTCGCTGGCATCCAGGGCTCCGGCTGGGCCTGGCTcgtcaaggacaagaactCTGGCACTCTGTCCATTGTCACCCGACCCAACCAGGACCCCGTCACTGGCACTCTTGAGCCTCTCCTTGGTATTGATGCTTGGGAGCACGCTTATTACCTCCAGTACCAGAACCGCAAGGCTGAGTACTTCAGCGCCATCTGGGAGGTCATTAACTGGGGCACTGTTTCCAAGCGATTCGAGAAGTAA